Proteins from one Rhineura floridana isolate rRhiFlo1 chromosome 16, rRhiFlo1.hap2, whole genome shotgun sequence genomic window:
- the LOC133371504 gene encoding G-protein coupled receptor 12-like gives MLRDPAAAAMEAQLLQQQRQQQQLLVLLNASSRPFASIWPPSDASAAAGSPSDLSPAAGGGEEAAGSGGDGGAAREAAATAVNPWDIALCATGTAVACENALVLAVLFYTPSLRAPMFLLIGSLALADLLAGLGLVANFSVQYLLQPPNEAASLSVAGLLLAAFSASACSLLAITVDRYLSLYNALTYHSERTLAFTAALLAAVWLLCLGAGLLPLLGWNCLREPSACSVLRPVTKEHAAVLAVAFLLLFALMLQLYLQICKIAFRHAQQIAVQHQFIAPAQAASTRKGLSTLSLILGTFALCWMPFAVYSLVADASYPPVYTYSLALPAACNSLLNPVIYAFRNPDIQKSLWLACCGCVSSGFSSRPRTSSEV, from the coding sequence ATGCTCCGCGACCCCGCGGCGGCGGCCATGGAAGCGCAGTTGCTGCAGCAGCagcgtcagcagcagcagctcctggtGCTCCTCAACGCCTCCTCGCGGCCCTTCGCTAGCATCTGGCCGCCGTCGGACGCCTCTGCCGCCGCAGGAAGCCCCTCGGATCTGTCCCCCGCCGCAGGAGGGGGCGAGGAGGCGGCAGGCAGCGGCGGCGACGGGGGCGCGGCGCGGGAGGCGGCCGCCACGGCGGTCAACCCTTGGGACATCGCGCTGTGCGCCACCGGCACGGCGGTGGCCTGCGAGAACGCGCTGGTGCTGGCCGTCCTCTTCTACACGCCCAGCCTGAGGGCGCCTATGTTTCTGCTCATTGGCAGCCTAGCGCTGGCCGACCTGCTGGCCGGGCTGGGGCTGGTGGCCAACTTCAGCGTGCAGTACCTGCTGCAGCCGCCGAACGAGGCGGCGTCGCTGAGCGTGGCCGGCCTGCTGCTGGCTGCTTTCTCTGCCTCGGCGTGCAGCCTGCTAGCCATCACCGTCGACCGCTACCTGTCGCTGTACAACGCCCTGACGTACCACTCGGAGCGCACGCTGGCCTTCACCGCCGCCCTGCTGGCGGCCGTCTGGCTCCTCTGCCTGGGCGCCGGGCTCCTGCCGCTGCTGGGCTGGAACTGCCTGCGCGAGCCCAGCGCCTGCAGCGTCCTCCGGCCCGTCACCAAGGAGCACGCCGCCGTCCTGGCAGTCGCCTTCCTGCTCCTCTTCGCTCTCATGCTGCAGCTCTACCTGCAGATCTGCAAGATCGCCTTTCGGCACGCCCAGCAGATCGCCGTCCAGCACCAGTTCATCGCCCCAGCCCAGGCCGCCTCCACCCGCAAGGGCCTCTCCACTCTCTCGCTCATCTTGGGCACCTTCGCCCTCTGCTGGATGCCCTTCGCCGTCTACTCCCTGGTAGCCGACGCCAGCTACCCGCCCGTCTACACCTACTCCTTGGCCCTGCCGGCCGCCTGCAACTCCCTCCTCAACCCCGTCATTTATGCCTTCAGGAACCCAGACATCCAGAAGTCCCTCTGGCTGGCCTGCTGCGGGTGCGTCTCGTCGGGCTTTTCCTCGCGGCCCAGGACATCCAGCGAGGTATGA